A region from the Bacteroidota bacterium genome encodes:
- a CDS encoding 2-phosphosulfolactate phosphatase has protein sequence MKIDVYFDSGLVDESTLKGQWVCVIDVLRASSTICTALVNGAREIIPVASVDYGMKIASNLFDGQFLLGGERGGKRIQGFDLGNSPREYTAEKVSGKSIVFATTNGTGAIVKARHAEKVLITGFLNLGAITSVLQSVSPSQLYIICGGREHHFSLEDSLCAGALIDRLTEGEGTPTPQLNDAAKVSLFTWQREKDQLRRAVRDSDHGNTLRILGFESDIDLCTDIDKYDVVPVLAESSKIKRMQTETTGRTQV, from the coding sequence ATGAAAATCGATGTTTATTTCGACTCGGGGCTGGTGGATGAATCGACCCTGAAGGGACAATGGGTCTGTGTGATTGATGTCCTGAGGGCTTCTTCCACCATCTGCACGGCACTTGTGAATGGTGCACGGGAAATTATTCCGGTTGCCTCGGTTGACTACGGAATGAAGATTGCCTCCAACTTATTCGATGGTCAGTTTCTTCTGGGTGGTGAACGCGGTGGGAAGCGGATTCAAGGCTTTGATCTGGGTAACTCACCAAGAGAATACACGGCAGAGAAAGTGTCGGGAAAGTCGATTGTTTTTGCCACCACCAACGGAACGGGTGCCATCGTTAAAGCCCGGCATGCAGAAAAGGTCCTGATCACCGGCTTCCTGAATCTGGGAGCCATTACATCGGTTCTTCAGTCGGTGTCTCCCTCACAGTTGTACATCATCTGCGGGGGAAGGGAACATCACTTCAGTCTGGAAGACAGCCTCTGTGCCGGCGCTCTCATCGATCGTCTCACGGAAGGAGAGGGCACACCGACTCCTCAGTTAAACGATGCGGCCAAGGTCTCTCTGTTCACCTGGCAAAGGGAAAAGGATCAATTACGGAGGGCAGTTCGTGATTCTGACCACGGCAATACGTTAAGGATTCTTGGTTTCGAATCTGATATCGATTTATGCACCGACATCGATAAGTATGATGTGGTTCCCGTGCTGGCCGAATCGAGCAAAATTAAACGGATGCAAACCGAGACTACCGGCAGGACCCAGGTCTGA
- the gcvT gene encoding glycine cleavage system aminomethyltransferase GcvT, with translation MLKKTPFHEMHLKAGARMVEFGGWDMPVQYAGGIVYEHQLVRQKAGLFDVSHMGEIEVKGTGAQGFLNRISTNDVTKLTVGKAQYTAMCNEKGGIIDDMIIYRLPEYYMVVVNASNKDKDFAWMKSHADSSVSLRDESDETALLAVQGPASETILQALTPVNLAEIPYYGFAIGKLAGVEMYISRTGYTGEPGFELYFYTQHAASVWNTLLEAGKPSGLEPVGLGCRDTLRTEMGYALYGNDISDTTHPLEAGLGWITKLDKGDFIGRQAILDAKNNGLSRKLTGIVLREKAIPRSHYQVVNQDGDVIGEVTSGTFSPSLEKGIAMAYLKPEYCAEGTVVGIMIRNQPQWGTVQKFPFYRKA, from the coding sequence ATGTTAAAGAAAACCCCTTTCCATGAAATGCACCTGAAAGCAGGTGCCCGGATGGTTGAATTTGGTGGATGGGATATGCCCGTCCAGTATGCAGGAGGCATTGTTTACGAACATCAGCTGGTCCGGCAAAAGGCTGGCTTGTTCGATGTGAGCCACATGGGTGAAATCGAAGTCAAAGGCACCGGTGCCCAGGGTTTTTTAAACCGGATTTCCACCAATGATGTCACCAAACTCACCGTTGGCAAGGCACAGTACACAGCCATGTGCAATGAAAAGGGTGGAATCATCGATGACATGATTATTTACCGGCTTCCCGAATACTACATGGTGGTGGTTAATGCCTCGAACAAGGACAAAGACTTTGCCTGGATGAAATCCCATGCCGATTCTTCGGTTTCCCTGCGTGATGAATCGGATGAAACCGCCCTGCTGGCAGTTCAGGGGCCTGCTTCTGAAACCATCCTGCAGGCACTGACCCCGGTCAACCTTGCAGAGATCCCTTACTACGGCTTTGCCATCGGTAAACTGGCTGGTGTGGAAATGTATATTTCACGTACCGGTTATACTGGTGAACCCGGATTTGAATTGTACTTTTATACACAGCATGCCGCTTCCGTCTGGAACACCCTGCTCGAAGCAGGAAAGCCTTCCGGACTGGAACCAGTCGGATTGGGTTGCCGCGACACCCTTCGTACCGAAATGGGATATGCCCTTTACGGCAATGATATTTCAGATACCACCCATCCGCTCGAAGCAGGTCTTGGTTGGATTACCAAACTGGATAAAGGCGACTTTATCGGCCGGCAAGCCATTCTCGATGCAAAAAACAACGGTCTTTCCCGAAAACTGACCGGCATTGTCCTGCGTGAAAAGGCCATTCCGCGAAGCCACTATCAGGTGGTGAATCAGGACGGTGATGTGATTGGAGAAGTGACCTCGGGAACGTTTTCCCCCTCACTGGAAAAGGGAATTGCCATGGCCTATCTGAAACCTGAGTATTGTGCAGAGGGAACCGTGGTGGGTATAATGATCCGGAACCAGCCGCAATGGGGTACCGTACAGAAATTTCCTTTCTACCGGAAGGCCTGA